A single Anatilimnocola floriformis DNA region contains:
- a CDS encoding tyrosine-type recombinase/integrase yields the protein MASLFRRADSIHIRFRFQGFEFKRTLKTQNQSDADCARAIVEQTIYRIRTGQLPIRPDVDLGDFIVSGGTLLPRAPAAAEQLAVPSFTELKDDYLAHIEHVAAPSYSGSQRTHLKHFSEFLKSRAKEPITSIADQDIQRFINRQLANLDPNTVNKQRITLVQFYKYVVKKRKLLLLSPMLNIDKISFGYDRFPFRTKAEIEGILTRGGLDEAGKLDLWECLYLNPTEIAGLLDLVRRRAEFETSLMLHAIPAYTGIRRGEILRLKWVDVDLEAGVLTAHSRKQSRSRREVTRRIDIHPELKELLENWRAAHPLGQYVLCTEGTTEPLSSDKANNRFWQPMRRTEWCLDVKKSWFKIGFHSYRHSFASNLASLGVDQRIIDEFMGHTTEEMRKRYRHLFPSRKAEAIRAISYAISPES from the coding sequence ATGGCCAGTTTGTTTCGCCGCGCAGATTCCATTCATATCCGCTTTCGATTCCAGGGCTTCGAGTTCAAGCGTACGCTCAAGACGCAGAATCAGTCCGATGCCGACTGTGCACGGGCGATTGTCGAGCAGACGATCTACCGGATCCGGACCGGCCAGCTGCCGATTCGCCCCGACGTCGACCTGGGCGACTTCATCGTTAGCGGCGGCACTCTGTTGCCGCGGGCGCCCGCGGCCGCCGAGCAGCTGGCGGTTCCTTCGTTTACTGAACTGAAGGACGACTACCTAGCCCACATCGAGCACGTCGCAGCTCCGTCCTACTCCGGTTCGCAGCGAACCCATCTAAAGCACTTCTCGGAGTTCCTGAAGTCTCGGGCGAAAGAACCGATCACCTCGATCGCCGACCAGGACATCCAGAGGTTCATTAACCGACAACTGGCAAATCTCGACCCGAATACGGTCAATAAGCAGCGAATCACCCTCGTCCAGTTCTACAAGTACGTCGTGAAGAAGCGGAAACTCTTGCTACTTTCGCCGATGTTGAACATCGACAAGATTTCCTTCGGCTACGACCGATTCCCCTTCCGCACCAAGGCCGAGATCGAAGGCATTCTCACCCGCGGCGGCCTCGACGAAGCGGGCAAATTGGACCTCTGGGAGTGCCTCTATCTCAATCCAACTGAAATCGCAGGCTTGCTGGATCTTGTGCGCCGGCGCGCAGAGTTCGAGACCTCATTAATGCTGCACGCGATTCCCGCCTACACCGGCATCCGCCGCGGCGAAATCTTGCGTCTGAAGTGGGTTGATGTCGACCTGGAGGCAGGCGTCCTGACTGCTCATAGTCGCAAACAAAGCCGGTCCCGGCGGGAAGTGACGCGACGGATCGACATTCACCCAGAGTTGAAGGAACTTTTGGAGAACTGGCGCGCCGCTCACCCGCTTGGGCAATATGTGCTGTGCACAGAGGGCACGACAGAGCCACTCTCTTCGGACAAAGCCAACAACCGCTTTTGGCAACCCATGCGTCGCACCGAATGGTGCCTCGACGTTAAGAAGAGCTGGTTCAAGATTGGATTTCACTCGTATCGTCATAGCTTCGCGTCCAACCTGGCTTCGCTTGGCGTAGACCAGCGTATCATCGACGAGTTCATGGGTCACACGACGGAAGAAATGCGGAAGCGGTATCGCCACCTTTTCCCGTCCCGCAAGGCGGAGGCGATTCGCGCGATTTCGTATGCTATCTCCCCTGAGAGCTGA
- a CDS encoding outer membrane protein assembly factor BamB family protein — protein sequence MNSALLIVAALVVAGPAEVWPGFNGVGCDTAKIRSLPLHWSEASGIAWRSSQAGAGTSSPVIWKEAIYASGVDVSGRWQVTALRLGDGQRLWAKYGADHSTKNQLGKWAAVSSPVVDTSGVYALGGHHEILALKHGGEVRWRRGLTRSEGTSGATASLAQDEAHVFALFKHQAGSSLVALNKLSGETTWSAARDSSASGTSPILACIDGTPQVIVSSAGMVESYDSETGRRLWWIGNLAGNTAPVPFVSGNMVLIGAMPPSSPHELFQSLQSNLALQVELRDRNWRLQVAWGSNGRLSGLASPVAHASYAYWTDRHAQLSCLAMRDGEEAFSVELDEPCEIAPLAAAGRIYLFGKHGTTTVIEPGPKFAVLAKNKLDFLPEGAEQQTMQQAVAAVENHLVIRTGREIICIRQP from the coding sequence ATGAATAGTGCTCTTCTGATTGTCGCGGCCTTGGTAGTAGCCGGTCCCGCCGAAGTGTGGCCGGGCTTCAATGGCGTTGGCTGCGATACCGCCAAAATCAGGTCACTGCCACTTCATTGGTCGGAAGCGAGCGGCATCGCTTGGCGATCGTCGCAGGCGGGAGCGGGAACGTCTTCCCCTGTGATTTGGAAGGAAGCGATCTATGCCTCCGGTGTTGATGTTTCTGGCCGCTGGCAAGTGACTGCGTTGAGGCTGGGCGATGGACAACGGCTATGGGCGAAGTATGGAGCCGATCACTCAACCAAAAATCAACTCGGGAAGTGGGCTGCGGTCTCCAGCCCGGTTGTGGACACCAGTGGAGTCTATGCGCTCGGAGGACACCATGAGATCCTGGCATTGAAGCACGGCGGTGAAGTCCGTTGGCGACGCGGCTTGACCAGGAGCGAAGGGACATCGGGAGCAACGGCATCGTTGGCGCAAGACGAAGCCCATGTCTTCGCTTTGTTCAAGCACCAGGCTGGCTCCAGCTTGGTGGCGCTGAACAAGCTCTCTGGAGAGACGACTTGGAGTGCCGCACGCGATTCGTCGGCGAGTGGCACGTCACCGATTTTGGCCTGTATCGACGGCACCCCTCAGGTAATCGTTAGCTCGGCTGGAATGGTCGAATCCTACGACTCGGAGACAGGCCGCCGACTCTGGTGGATTGGTAATCTGGCCGGCAATACTGCGCCCGTGCCATTCGTATCGGGCAATATGGTGCTCATCGGTGCTATGCCTCCGTCGTCGCCCCATGAGCTTTTTCAATCGCTGCAATCGAATCTCGCACTTCAAGTCGAACTGCGCGACCGTAACTGGCGGTTGCAAGTCGCATGGGGCAGCAATGGTCGGCTTAGTGGGTTGGCCTCACCAGTTGCTCACGCGAGCTATGCCTATTGGACAGATCGTCACGCGCAGCTTTCCTGTCTCGCGATGCGCGATGGCGAAGAAGCGTTCAGTGTTGAACTTGATGAACCATGCGAAATTGCGCCGTTAGCGGCTGCCGGGCGGATCTACTTGTTCGGCAAGCACGGAACCACCACGGTTATCGAACCTGGGCCGAAGTTCGCCGTGCTGGCCAAGAACAAGCTCGATTTTCTGCCAGAAGGCGCGGAACAGCAAACCATGCAACAAGCGGTCGCTGCAGTCGAAAATCACCTCGTGATTCGGACCGGTCGAGAAATCATTTGCATTCGCCAGCCATGA
- a CDS encoding DUF1559 domain-containing protein, which yields MFSYPRRSAFTLVELLVVIAIIGVLVALLLPAVQAAREAARRAQCSNHIKQWALAAHNYHDAFLAFPMTNAQNYLPNVQGFSPQARILPFIEQSNLQAQFDFSQPAFTGPFNALVANPQFAAAFATPIKVALCPSDPAKVLNVGAGGTNYSGINYMVSFGSGTKQNYDLRWKTDGFVYENSGIRFSDITDGTSNTVFMSEAVRSVGPDFTLPAGTLPKAPYQATLNGSTGVNSTLQSTQGMPGTGSGWTNGANGMIDAPDLAAIWPNMTSWRGSASAALRGRGTSWAHSGAMSTLTNGYTTPNSKIPDVVTHFTGYFAPRSYHPGGAMAAMGDGSVRLLPDSIDQTVHRGLHSRDGGEATQF from the coding sequence ATGTTCTCATATCCCCGCAGATCCGCGTTTACACTCGTCGAACTCCTCGTTGTGATTGCCATTATCGGCGTTCTGGTTGCGCTGCTGCTCCCTGCCGTGCAAGCGGCTCGCGAGGCGGCACGACGAGCGCAATGTAGCAACCACATCAAACAGTGGGCACTTGCGGCCCACAACTATCACGACGCTTTTCTCGCGTTCCCTATGACGAACGCGCAGAACTACCTCCCGAACGTGCAAGGCTTTTCGCCGCAAGCCCGGATATTGCCCTTCATCGAGCAGTCCAACCTGCAGGCTCAGTTCGATTTTTCGCAGCCAGCATTCACCGGCCCCTTCAATGCGTTGGTGGCCAATCCCCAGTTTGCGGCAGCGTTCGCGACTCCAATCAAAGTAGCCCTCTGTCCCAGTGATCCTGCCAAAGTGCTGAATGTGGGAGCCGGCGGAACGAACTATTCCGGCATCAATTACATGGTCAGTTTTGGGAGCGGCACCAAGCAGAATTACGATCTGCGTTGGAAAACCGATGGTTTTGTGTACGAAAACTCCGGCATTCGTTTCAGTGATATTACGGATGGGACCTCCAACACCGTCTTTATGAGCGAAGCAGTTCGCAGCGTAGGGCCCGATTTCACGTTGCCCGCAGGTACTCTGCCGAAGGCTCCCTATCAGGCCACGCTCAATGGCTCGACAGGGGTTAATTCGACATTGCAGTCCACCCAAGGAATGCCCGGAACCGGCAGCGGCTGGACGAACGGGGCCAACGGCATGATTGATGCCCCGGATCTCGCTGCCATCTGGCCCAATATGACCAGTTGGCGTGGGTCGGCTAGTGCTGCGCTGCGGGGGCGAGGGACTTCATGGGCTCATTCCGGAGCCATGAGCACGCTAACGAACGGGTACACGACGCCAAACAGCAAAATTCCCGATGTCGTGACGCACTTCACCGGCTATTTCGCGCCGCGCAGTTATCATCCCGGCGGAGCAATGGCGGCAATGGGCGACGGTTCCGTCCGCCTGTTGCCGGATAGCATTGATCAAACCGTGCATCGCGGTTTGCACAGTCGCGACGGCGGCGAGGCTACGCAGTTCTAA
- a CDS encoding DUF2997 domain-containing protein: MKIIEVTVSPKGETRIETKGFAGGECRRASRSMEAALGVRASEQLTTEFYQQSSVRQSLKEGQA; this comes from the coding sequence ATGAAGATCATCGAAGTTACCGTCTCGCCCAAGGGCGAAACCAGGATCGAAACGAAGGGCTTTGCGGGCGGCGAGTGCCGGCGGGCGAGCCGGTCAATGGAAGCGGCCCTCGGCGTTCGAGCAAGCGAGCAGCTCACCACTGAGTTCTACCAGCAGTCGTCTGTGAGGCAGTCGCTAAAGGAGGGCCAGGCATGA
- a CDS encoding DUF1257 domain-containing protein encodes MSHIVQIQTQVRDATAVDAACSRLGLPPPVQRTAKLFSSTATGLTVQLPEWTYPVVFDVATGDVKFDNYNGRWGQQQELDRFLQAYACEKAKIEARKKGHTVSEQTLADGSIKLTIQVAGGAA; translated from the coding sequence TTGTCACACATTGTTCAAATTCAAACCCAGGTGCGCGATGCGACCGCCGTCGATGCGGCGTGTAGCCGGCTTGGATTGCCGCCGCCCGTGCAACGGACGGCGAAGTTGTTTTCGAGCACGGCGACGGGATTGACCGTGCAGCTGCCGGAGTGGACCTACCCCGTGGTGTTCGATGTCGCCACCGGCGACGTGAAGTTTGACAACTACAACGGCCGGTGGGGGCAGCAGCAGGAACTGGATCGGTTCCTGCAGGCGTATGCTTGCGAGAAGGCTAAGATCGAGGCCCGGAAGAAGGGGCACACGGTCAGCGAGCAAACGCTTGCCGATGGTTCGATCAAGCTCACCATCCAGGTCGCTGGAGGTGCTGCATGA
- the mads1 gene encoding methylation-associated defense system helix-turn-helix domain-containing protein MAD1 gives MSDVAADRWLSVEEIATYLGIKKDTVYKWIERKKMPAHKFGSLWKFKRDEVDAWVRAGDAAEPGQMQKPR, from the coding sequence ATGAGCGATGTAGCTGCTGACCGCTGGTTGTCTGTCGAAGAGATCGCGACCTATTTGGGAATCAAAAAGGACACGGTTTACAAGTGGATCGAACGCAAGAAGATGCCCGCACACAAGTTCGGAAGTCTGTGGAAATTCAAGCGTGACGAGGTCGACGCCTGGGTTCGTGCCGGTGACGCCGCCGAGCCAGGTCAAATGCAAAAACCCCGATAA
- a CDS encoding helix-turn-helix domain-containing protein: MSRSSPFRSPATTAAPSNLTIEQLFAHFQTNMTKLATRLDEIHELVTGHSKEHLTVAEVAEMTGRSAYTVRRWISDGRLKASRIVDTGERGRLLIHREELHRLIGAGRGANL; the protein is encoded by the coding sequence ATGTCCCGTAGTTCCCCATTTCGCTCGCCAGCCACGACAGCAGCCCCTAGCAACCTAACCATCGAGCAGTTGTTCGCACATTTTCAAACCAACATGACGAAGTTGGCCACGCGCCTCGACGAAATCCATGAACTCGTCACAGGCCATAGCAAAGAGCACCTCACTGTTGCCGAAGTGGCCGAAATGACCGGTCGGTCGGCGTATACCGTTCGTCGTTGGATCAGCGACGGACGACTCAAAGCATCACGCATAGTCGACACCGGCGAACGTGGCCGGTTGCTGATCCATCGTGAGGAACTGCACCGACTAATCGGTGCTGGTCGCGGCGCGAACCTGTAG
- a CDS encoding 1-acyl-sn-glycerol-3-phosphate acyltransferase — protein MLQQDSAVPEDARSQQVWQWLRSRFPDQTLTLQTQLQADLQIDSLGWMEVTLEIGRHCGIELPDDALYRTETIGDLLQLAREAGPFDPQHVTLQLSLDSPEIALGEDRRYWLLPLGPVELAAGWCLFALNWALMRLLFRIRVQGLENLPENSQFVLAPHHTSYLDALVLGAVLPFRVMKHSYWAAFTGVAFGPLFRLLRRFTHVVPVDVARGAASSLAYPTMTAEICRLL, from the coding sequence ATGTTGCAACAGGATTCGGCGGTACCCGAGGACGCGCGCAGCCAACAGGTCTGGCAATGGTTGCGGTCACGATTTCCCGATCAAACGCTAACCTTGCAAACCCAGCTGCAGGCCGATTTGCAAATCGATTCACTCGGCTGGATGGAAGTGACGCTGGAGATCGGCCGGCACTGCGGCATCGAGTTGCCCGACGATGCACTGTATCGGACCGAAACGATTGGCGATCTGCTGCAGCTCGCGCGCGAGGCAGGGCCTTTCGATCCCCAGCACGTCACGCTGCAGCTGTCGCTTGACTCGCCCGAAATCGCACTCGGCGAGGATCGCCGGTATTGGCTGTTGCCGCTAGGGCCGGTGGAACTTGCCGCAGGGTGGTGTCTCTTCGCTCTCAATTGGGCGCTGATGCGGCTCTTGTTTCGCATTCGTGTCCAAGGCTTGGAGAACCTCCCCGAGAACTCACAATTTGTGCTCGCGCCGCACCACACGAGTTACCTGGATGCACTCGTGTTGGGAGCGGTGCTGCCGTTTCGGGTGATGAAGCACAGCTACTGGGCGGCTTTCACGGGAGTGGCGTTTGGGCCGCTGTTTCGCCTGCTGAGGCGCTTCACGCACGTCGTGCCGGTGGACGTCGCCCGCGGTGCTGCGTCCAGCCTCGCTTATCCGACAATGACCGCCGAAATATGCCGCCTGCTTTAA
- a CDS encoding dihydrofolate reductase family protein has product MTRLLVRGFTISLDGYGAGPEQSRENPLGVGGEELHNWLVSSRTFQQILGKEGGDSGIDNDFAARSMSGIGAWILGRNMFGPIRGEWPDESWRGWWGNNPPYHAPVFVLTHHQRPPLEMEGGTVFHFVTEGIEAALEQARAAAGAQDIRLLGGAATIRQYLQARFVDEMHLAVSPRLLGSGEHLLTGLDLPALGYKIAECIPSDKAVHYTLIKS; this is encoded by the coding sequence ATGACACGTCTCCTCGTTCGCGGCTTTACGATTTCCCTGGACGGATATGGCGCTGGTCCCGAACAGTCGCGTGAGAATCCGCTCGGTGTGGGCGGCGAAGAACTACACAACTGGTTGGTAAGTAGTCGCACGTTCCAGCAAATACTGGGCAAGGAGGGTGGTGACAGTGGCATCGACAATGACTTCGCGGCGAGAAGTATGTCAGGGATTGGAGCGTGGATCCTGGGCCGCAATATGTTCGGTCCTATTCGAGGCGAGTGGCCCGACGAGTCGTGGCGTGGCTGGTGGGGAAACAATCCGCCCTATCACGCGCCGGTTTTTGTGCTGACGCATCACCAGAGGCCTCCACTAGAAATGGAAGGCGGGACAGTCTTTCACTTCGTGACGGAGGGAATCGAGGCCGCACTGGAGCAGGCGCGGGCTGCGGCAGGCGCTCAGGACATTCGGCTCTTGGGCGGTGCCGCCACCATTCGGCAGTATCTGCAGGCTCGTTTCGTCGATGAAATGCACTTGGCGGTTTCGCCGCGGCTTCTGGGCTCAGGAGAACATCTGCTTACAGGACTCGACTTACCCGCCCTGGGATACAAAATCGCAGAGTGTATTCCAAGTGATAAGGCTGTGCATTACACGTTGATCAAGAGCTAA
- a CDS encoding redoxin domain-containing protein, whose product MKQTPTTSCPRAVRPDSHRQFLSPKRIFLVLLVSVGATLALALALKPYWTGMLQRNVAAEARAFLQEKKVRPISNDLQAILTNSSQDSLPSQEHPLLGTIAPDFNLRDDRGESTTLANCLQNGPVVLVFYYGYHCNHCVGQLFAVNDDLAKFRELDATVIAISADPITETQARYAEYGRFGFSVLSDPGNQIAARYGVFTPAAGNKPEELIHGTFVIAANGEITWCNFGDEPFTDNRSLLIEIAKTSGRALAHDVRFQTPLRQDRVHE is encoded by the coding sequence ATGAAACAAACTCCGACAACGTCTTGCCCTAGAGCAGTCCGTCCAGATTCGCATCGTCAGTTCCTCTCACCGAAGCGAATCTTTCTCGTGCTGCTTGTCAGTGTGGGAGCAACGCTGGCACTCGCCCTCGCGTTGAAACCATATTGGACGGGCATGTTGCAGAGGAATGTCGCAGCAGAAGCTCGCGCATTTCTGCAAGAGAAGAAAGTGCGACCGATTTCTAACGATCTTCAAGCGATCCTCACGAACTCCTCGCAGGACTCACTGCCCAGCCAAGAGCATCCGTTGCTAGGAACGATTGCTCCCGACTTCAATCTGAGAGATGACCGTGGTGAATCAACGACGTTGGCGAACTGTCTGCAAAATGGTCCCGTGGTTTTGGTTTTTTACTACGGTTACCACTGCAATCACTGTGTCGGGCAACTTTTTGCTGTGAACGATGATCTCGCGAAGTTTCGGGAGTTAGATGCCACGGTGATTGCAATCAGCGCTGATCCGATCACAGAAACCCAGGCTCGTTATGCCGAATACGGCCGGTTTGGCTTCTCCGTGCTTTCGGACCCGGGTAACCAGATTGCAGCACGCTACGGCGTCTTCACGCCGGCCGCCGGAAACAAGCCCGAAGAACTCATTCATGGCACATTTGTCATCGCGGCCAACGGCGAAATTACCTGGTGCAATTTTGGCGATGAGCCGTTTACGGATAATCGCTCGCTTCTGATCGAAATCGCGAAAACATCAGGACGCGCGCTAGCGCACGATGTCAGATTTCAAACGCCTTTGAGACAGGATCGCGTCCATGAATAG
- a CDS encoding DUF4198 domain-containing protein: MRQLLFAAVLTVCGLNAASAHDIWLETNTELVRVGDRVDIDFKLGNHGNEHRDFKLASKTAPDGLALEVISPAGKKYDLRPSLTDLGYTPKEGYWSAPFITAEPGHYLALSTSDKIVNHGKPLRSIRSAKVWWLADKSLDKPGAKWDANRKPLNLPFELVLLSDPVLFAGPGKAIDVQLVRSGKPAADQVVSFIPRGVELSAEFDPTYERRTDKEGKTSFTPKEGNTYLIVSHQVTDDEKGAGYEGTKYTATLTIRVPQICPCCDE, encoded by the coding sequence ATGCGTCAATTGCTCTTCGCTGCAGTTCTAACCGTTTGCGGTCTGAACGCTGCTTCGGCCCACGATATTTGGCTAGAAACAAACACTGAGCTGGTTCGTGTGGGTGACAGAGTCGACATCGACTTCAAGCTCGGCAATCACGGCAACGAACATCGCGATTTCAAGTTGGCGAGCAAAACTGCGCCGGATGGACTCGCGCTGGAAGTCATCAGCCCGGCGGGCAAGAAGTATGACCTCCGTCCTTCGCTGACGGATCTCGGTTACACGCCCAAAGAGGGCTATTGGTCTGCGCCGTTCATCACCGCGGAGCCGGGGCATTACCTGGCACTTTCCACCAGTGACAAAATTGTGAATCATGGCAAGCCGCTGCGGAGTATTCGTTCGGCAAAGGTCTGGTGGCTGGCAGACAAGTCGCTCGACAAGCCAGGGGCAAAGTGGGATGCCAATCGCAAGCCGCTGAATCTGCCCTTCGAGTTAGTGCTGCTCTCGGACCCGGTGTTGTTCGCCGGGCCAGGCAAAGCAATCGACGTGCAATTGGTTCGCTCTGGCAAACCTGCGGCCGATCAAGTGGTCAGCTTCATTCCACGCGGCGTCGAGTTGAGCGCTGAGTTCGATCCAACCTACGAACGCCGGACTGATAAAGAAGGCAAGACCTCGTTCACGCCCAAGGAAGGCAACACCTATCTGATCGTCTCGCACCAAGTCACGGATGACGAGAAAGGGGCTGGCTATGAGGGAACGAAGTACACGGCAACGCTGACCATTCGCGTGCCGCAGATCTGCCCCTGTTGCGATGAATGA
- a CDS encoding AAA family ATPase, with protein sequence MSLTERLSEMVRACFTGLWIESHEHDDALAEIAQLCRREEWRLATWNIEEGLKILGHEAAVDTGTNDPLTAIRALAAFPASEQPAILVLTNFHRFLQSVEIVQALAKQLTQGKQNRTFVVILSPVVQVPTELDKQFIVIEHALPGREQLAEIARGIATEREELPTGVEFERMLDASAGLTRYEAEGAFSLSLVRHGRLRADVLWEQKTQMLKKSGLLSLHRGGETFSDLGGLEAVKAFCQRSLRHRANRASAVRPRGILLLSPPGCGKSQFCKALGNETGRPTLVLDIGNLLGSLVGQSEANIRQALRIIDAMAPAVLFLDECEKAFSGVSGQGDSGVSARLFGSFLSWLNDHDSDVFVVATANDISKLPPEFSRAERFDGVFFLDLPDASQRQQIWQIYIAKYALDAAQALPKDEGWTGAEVKACCRLAALLDVPLVAAAQNIVPVSRTSAESVEKLRTWASGRCLSADRPGIYQGATVTTTGARRKVTRDPSQN encoded by the coding sequence ATGTCGCTCACTGAGCGATTGTCGGAGATGGTCCGCGCTTGTTTCACCGGGCTGTGGATCGAATCACATGAACATGACGATGCACTCGCCGAGATTGCGCAACTATGCCGGCGCGAAGAGTGGCGGTTGGCGACATGGAATATCGAAGAGGGGCTCAAAATTCTCGGTCACGAAGCCGCCGTCGATACCGGCACCAATGACCCACTGACTGCCATTCGAGCCCTCGCGGCATTCCCGGCATCCGAACAGCCAGCGATTCTGGTGCTGACCAATTTCCACCGATTCCTGCAGAGCGTCGAGATCGTTCAGGCCCTCGCGAAGCAGCTCACGCAAGGCAAGCAAAACCGCACGTTCGTCGTAATCCTATCGCCGGTGGTGCAGGTGCCGACTGAACTCGACAAGCAATTCATAGTGATCGAGCACGCGTTGCCAGGTCGCGAACAACTGGCGGAGATCGCGAGAGGGATCGCTACCGAGCGCGAAGAGCTGCCTACCGGTGTCGAGTTCGAGCGTATGTTAGACGCCAGCGCTGGTCTGACCCGGTATGAGGCCGAAGGAGCCTTCAGCCTTTCCCTAGTTCGCCACGGCAGATTGCGAGCGGACGTGCTCTGGGAACAGAAGACTCAGATGCTCAAGAAAAGCGGTCTGCTGTCGCTTCACCGCGGCGGCGAGACCTTTTCCGATCTGGGCGGACTGGAGGCAGTGAAGGCTTTCTGCCAGCGGTCGCTGCGGCACCGGGCGAATCGTGCGTCAGCAGTCAGGCCACGAGGGATCCTGCTGCTGTCGCCACCAGGCTGTGGCAAGTCGCAATTCTGCAAGGCCCTCGGGAATGAGACCGGCCGCCCCACACTCGTCTTGGACATTGGCAACTTGCTCGGCTCACTGGTCGGGCAATCGGAGGCGAACATTCGGCAAGCACTCCGCATCATCGACGCCATGGCGCCGGCAGTGCTGTTTCTCGATGAGTGCGAGAAGGCATTTAGCGGTGTGTCCGGGCAGGGCGACAGTGGCGTATCCGCTCGGCTCTTCGGGTCGTTTCTCTCTTGGCTCAACGACCACGATTCGGATGTGTTCGTCGTCGCGACCGCCAATGACATTTCAAAACTGCCGCCGGAGTTTTCCCGGGCGGAGAGGTTCGACGGTGTCTTCTTTCTCGACTTGCCAGATGCAAGTCAGCGGCAACAGATCTGGCAAATTTACATAGCCAAGTACGCACTCGATGCAGCTCAGGCCTTACCCAAGGACGAAGGCTGGACCGGGGCGGAGGTCAAAGCCTGTTGCCGTCTGGCAGCATTGCTCGATGTGCCGCTCGTCGCAGCGGCGCAGAACATCGTGCCGGTTTCGAGAACTTCGGCAGAGTCGGTGGAGAAACTGCGAACCTGGGCCAGTGGGCGGTGCCTGAGCGCTGACAGACCGGGGATCTACCAAGGGGCAACCGTCACGACGACTGGCGCCCGGCGCAAAGTGACTCGCGATCCGTCGCAGAATTAG
- a CDS encoding DUF899 domain-containing protein gives MAQTVRSRCRTCSKAAACCSSTISCGSRGAPHHQHCEGCTHSQAAMTAAVGAYLAARDVTYAVFSSGPLEEILAYRNFMGWTAPWFSTADSAQR, from the coding sequence TTGGCGCAAACGGTCCGGTCACGTTGCAGGACGTGTTCGAAGGCCGCCGCATGCTGCTCGTCTACCATTTCATGTGGAAGCCGGGGGGCTCCTCACCACCAGCATTGCGAAGGTTGCACACACAGCCAAGCGGCCATGACCGCTGCCGTAGGTGCGTACCTCGCCGCGCGCGATGTGACCTACGCCGTGTTTAGCAGCGGACCGCTAGAAGAGATTCTAGCCTATCGGAATTTTATGGGTTGGACCGCACCCTGGTTCTCGACTGCAGACTCCGCCC